In Montipora capricornis isolate CH-2021 chromosome 4, ASM3666992v2, whole genome shotgun sequence, a single genomic region encodes these proteins:
- the LOC138045871 gene encoding vacuolar protein sorting-associated protein 28 homolog — MFPGITGTQPSQQAMRPELYEEVKLYKNARERETYDNMADLFSIINTLQCLEKAYIRDVVTPREYTAACSKLLVQYKAAFKLVQSADFPTVEAFMKKFRLDCPAALERIKEGRPITIKDDKGNTSKAIADTVSLFITIMDKLRLQIRAMDEIHPDLRDLMDTMNSLSNLPEDFEGKLKVNHWYETLSSMKASDELTDEQVRQMLFDLEQAYNAFNRSLQHT, encoded by the exons ATGTTTCCCGGTATCACTGGAACTCAACCCTCTCAACAAG CTATGAGACCAGAGTTGTACGAG GAGGTGAAACTATATAAAAATGCAAGGGAAAGGGAGAC ATATGATAACATGGCAGATTTGTTCTCTATCATAAATACCCTTCAATGCTTGGAGAAAGCTTATATCAGAGATGTTGTAACACCAAGAGA GTATACTGCTGCCTGTTCAAAGTTGCTTGTCCAATACAAG GCTGCGTTTAAACTGGTACAGTCAGCTGATTTTCCAACAGTTGAAGCTTTTATGAAGAAGTTCAGG CTTGATTGTCCTGCAGCATTAGAAAGAATAAAAGAGGGCCGACCAATCACCATTAAAGATGACAAAGGGAACACTAGTAAAGCAATAGCAGACACAGTATCA CTTTTCATAACAATTATGGACAAACTGCGACTGCAAATCAGAGCAATGGATGAG ATACATCCAGATTTAAGAGACCTGATGGATACAATGAATAGCCTCAGTAACCTCCCCGAAGATTTTGAGGGAAAACTTAAAGTCAACCATTG GTACGAGACACTGAGCAGTATGAAAGCCAGCGATGAACTGACGGATGAACAAGTGCGACAAATGCTGTTTGACTTGGAGCAAGCCTACAACGCGTTCAATAGATCACTGCAGCATACATAG
- the LOC138044580 gene encoding uncharacterized protein: MCREVLDIEPYQFKLRSPERGKAWEAISSHLNTTSCPKFRVTPRSVRDRYNLLTKKLQARLNTEEKASGIAVNNSELDDLLEEILEKEKAAKEKLNNDGDDKKKSLENEKVAAEDMRKRALERVGQTTKRKDKEEGTETGPSKKKSRKSTGEAVEYLKERASTEIQLRERELEMRKKEQESMSQRERERNEQQDKVLSTMLKQQDQQQQMMMMLMNQQQQQSQALMSLIGKIVPK; encoded by the coding sequence ATGTGCCGGGAAGTTCTAGACATCGAACCATACCAGTTTAAATTAAGAAGTCCCGAAAGAGGGAAAGCATGGGAAGCCATTTCAAGTCACTTAAATACGACATCGTGTCCAAAGTTCCGAGTCACCCCACGATCTGTTCGCGATAGGTATAACCTACTGACAAAAAAACTTCAGGCAAGACTAAACACGGAAGAGAAGGCTAGTGGTATTGCTGTGAATAATTCCGAGCTTGATGATCTTTTAGAAGAAATCTTAGAGAAGGAAAAAGCTGCAAAAGAGAAGCTCAACAATGACGGTGATGATAAAAAGAAATCTCTCGAGAATGAAAAGGTGGCTGCTGAAGATATGCGGAAACGTGCTTTAGAACGGGTAGGACAGACGACTAAAAGAAAGGATAAAGAAGAGGGAACTGAGACAGGACCATCCAAGAAAAAGAGTCGAAAGAGCACAGGCGAAGCAGTGGAATATTTAAAGGAAAGAGCTTCTACAGAGATACAGCTAAGGGAAAGGGAGTTGGAGATGAgaaagaaagagcaagaaagCATGTcacaaagggagagagagaggaatGAGCAGCAAGATAAAGTGCTCTCTACTATGCTCAAACAGCAAGACCAACAGcagcagatgatgatgatgctcatgaatcaacaacagcaacagtcACAGGCTTTAATGTCTCTGATAGGAAAAATTGTTCCAAAATAA